One window from the genome of Numenius arquata chromosome 31, bNumArq3.hap1.1, whole genome shotgun sequence encodes:
- the LOC141476402 gene encoding complement C4-B-like encodes MGPRWALDLLVLLLLPPLLGGSTQDPELVLVAPRLVALGTPVGLLVAAVGPVTGTVTAWPGESDRGRGPCAPVVRFNLGTHNDFSQILNIEVTPEQARRCGALEAAMGPTLLLEAQSPHLPPRGVRVGLGGPRGVLLLQTDKPLYAPRQTVRFRIFSLDPDLHPNAEPILVTITNPLGAQVREGQRVPMGPVLSDQMVLPDIAPPGQWRVQAQLVASPETRGSATFSVRPYALPRFSVQAVPNHRFLLLGPGPAPTLRMRLRVRYLDGAAVGGWAQLRVGLQGGPFLRGLEQHCKVRSGEAEFNVTLEAIVSALGVAPQELRGERLQLAVTVINDEGGEAVRQEVGVKLVDTPWALDLGLTPHFFVPGAPFLLRGRVLDASGTAAPGVQVQVGVRVTGATTPPPIQLRADPRGDIVVPINVPIGASKLSLSVEAGSPGSHPVREQVTVTPVAPVLGRFLLLEGPGGPLRPGDLLRLQLRDVGPSPAPHIYHLLAVARGRLVAAQAVHRGTVTEVTLPVTPAMAPRLRLVAFFQAEGQLVAASWGVPVVSSCHSQVRVEVGRRGSPLRPQTPLKVTGTVTLPGTPAATLALSATDAALLELEPRHRLRPAQVDTVLGRSDLGCGPGGGPDAEGMFRAAGLVLGGPDPPPGPPPGCLSTPHRPRRSSKLLELLETGAPQGNNTVVRRCCRDGGVTLPLQVTCSQRAQRVPEAGGCRVAFLRCCRHARAQRRRGAAAGVARALFPELEQEWEEEDVPTRSFFPESWMWRSVTANATASFTVLLPDSITTWEIQAIAVIPGHGLCVAVAQRVTVTQELYVGLQLPPSTRPHEQLQLLPHIHSRLPHGVNVTVTLAVAEGVCAGLDGTPQRLEVPPGGAVALPLTLVALRPGDVPVTITARGPWGLGDSITRVLHVEPEGELHLEENSYVLDTDGKEGRTLEIPGDIPAGIIPDGEFSVSIRVTGRVGGWAVRGALGTGAMLLRSPRGCGEQALMALAPRAAALHYLDHSGGWRALPPDSRPRGLRGLQRGFERVQNFRKSDGSYSAWQHRGGSTWLTALVLRVLALAHPYLPLAAGGPGTSLRWLLGQQRPDGAFHESEPVLHREMQGSVADPGPEATVSLTAFVVVALQGARVLLPPDSPDHSLLDEALSRAATFLRGHMETLGTFGTAITTYALALGDTGPPGPSPTLERLRRLARPAQDGRAQFWPAGGPAATVEATGYGLLALLQLRDGAGAARAARWLREQSNYGGGFRSTQDTLVALEALAQMWLQWGDAAGSGLNLGLSWPGGARGTPGETQVTLGPGLQSLEKELQVPLGSPITVRVEGHGEGTLMVLRQFRLMSPLNGSCQGLGLEVAVTGPIIYEEEDYEDYEEEAELEEEAEPVNGTRPEGAEPAEEVGPEKGAEPAEATAHLLPRHREGHNPASDVAFLVCIWREAGVELSGMAVAEISLLSGFRPHQGDLDKLRDVIDRWISHYELSGTRLVLYLDQVPTQRQCLSFGATQEVAVGQLQPAMATIYDYYEPARRCTVFYSTPRRSSAIPALCSGQACLCAQGACPKLRREGSLSADDRLDFACYSPRVTYALLVRTLDQTEAGPFLAFELEILEVLLGEVAAGGRGRVLWRGSCPLRLRPQRRYLLMGGEGTAAGTSQSPQFLLGPHSWLEEAPPRPRCGHAPSCPALMEFMETLRSRGCPF; translated from the exons ATGGGGCCACGTTGGGCGTTGGAtctccttgtcctcctcctcctcccgcctctCTTGGGGGGCAGCACCCAGGACCCTGA GCTGGTGCTGGTGGCCCCTCGACTCgtggccctggggacccctgtggggctgctggtggcagccGTGGGGCCGGTGACAGGGACGGTGACGGCCTGGCCCGGGGAGAGTGACCGTGGGCGGGGACCCTGCGCTCCCGTGGTCCGCTTCAACCTTGGGACCCACAACGACTTCAGCCAGATCCTGAACATTGAG GTGACCCCGGAGCAGGCCAGGCGCTGTGGGGCGCTGGAGGCTGCCATGGGGCCGACACTGCTGCTGGAGGCCCAAAGCCCCCACTTACCCCCACGGGGGGtgcgtgtggggctggggggaccccggggggtgCTCCTGCTCCAGACTGACAAACCCCTCTATGCTCCACGGCAGACAG TGCGGTTCCGCATCTTCTCCCtggaccccgacctgcacccgaACGCTGAACCCATTCTGGTCACCATCacg AACCCCCTGGGGGCACAGGTGCGGGAGGGGCAACGGGTGCCCATGGGGCCAGTGCTGAGTGACCAGATGGTGCTGCCCGACATTGCTCC GCCAGGGCAGTGGCGGGTCCAGGCCCAGCTCGTCGCCAGCCCTGAGACCCGTGGCTCGGCCACCTTCAGCGTGCGGCCCTATG CGCTTCCCAGGTTCTCGGTCCAGGCTGTTCCCAATCATCGATTCCTGCTGCTggggcccggccctgcccccACCCTGCGCATGCGCCTTCGTGTGCG GTACCTGGATGGGGCAGCGGTGGGGGGCTGGGCGCAGCTGcgtgtggggctgcaggggggccCCTTCCTTCGGGGGCTGGAGCAGCATTGCAAG GTAAGGTCAGGGGAGGCAGAGTTCAATGTCACCCTGGAAGCCATTGTCAGCGCCCTGGGCGTGGCCCCGCAGGAGCTGCGGGGGGAGAGGCTGCAGCTGGCAGTCACGGTCATCAATGATGAGG GCGGGGAGGCGGTGCGTCAGGAGGTGGGGGTGAAGCTCGTGGACACACCCTGGGCCCTCGACCTGGGCCTCACCCCCCACTTCTTCGTCCCCGGGGCACCCTTCCTCCTCCGG GGCCGGGTGCTGGATGCCAGTGGGACCGCGGCCCCAGGTGTGCAGGTGCAGGTTGGGGTGCGGGTGACAGGggccaccaccccaccccccatccAGCTGCGGGCAGATCCTCGGGGGGACATTGTTGTCCCCATCAACGTCCCCATCGGGGCCAGCAAGCTGAGCCTGAGC GTGGAGGCGGGGTCCCCAGGGTCCCACCCGGTGCGGGAGCAGGTGACAGTGACACCGGTGGCCCCAGTCTTGGGGCGGTTCCTGCTGTTGGAGGGCCCAGGGGGGCCCCTGCGCCCTGGAGATCTGCTGCGGCTGCAGCTGCGTGACGTgggcccctccccggccccccacATCTACCACCTGCTG GCGGTGGCGCGGGGGCGGCTGGTGGCTGCCCAGGCAGTGCATCGGGGGACGGTGACAGAGGTGACACTGCCAGTCACCCCAGCTATGGCCCCGCGGCTCCGCCTGGTGGCCTTCTTCCAGGCTGAGGGGCAGCTGGTGGCCGCCAGCTGGGGAGTGCCCGTGGTGAGCTCCTGCCACAGCCAG GTGCGGGTGGAGGTGGGGCGGCGGGGGTCCCCCCTGCGCCCCCAGACGCCACTGAAGGTGACGGGGACGGTGACACTGCCGGGGACCCCTGCGGCCACCCTGGCCCTGTCAGCCACCGACGCCGCCCTCCTGGAGCTGGAGCCACGGCACCGCCTGCGCCCTGCCCAG GTGGACACAGTTCTGGGGAGGAGCGATTTGGGGtgtggccccgggggggggcctgACGCCGAAGGGATGTTCAGGGCAGCCGGGCTGGTGCTAGGGGGGCCCGATCCCCCCCCAGGGCCAC CCCCTGGGTGTCTCTCCACCCCCCATCGCCCCCGTCGCTCCTcaaagctgctggagctgctggagacag gtgcCCCTCAGGGGAACAACACGGTGGTGAGGCGCTGCTGCCGGGACGGGGGGGTGACGCTGCCACTGCAGGTGACGTGTTCCCAGCGGGCCCAGCGTGTCCCCGAGGCTGGGGGGTGCCGGGTGGCCTTTCTGCGCTGCTGCCGGCACGCACGTGCCCAGAGACGCCGTGGGGCCGCAGCGGGGGTGGCGCGAG CACTGTtcccagagctggagcaggagtgggaagaggaggatgtCCCCACCCGCAGCTTCTTCCCCGAGAGCTGGATGTGGAGGAGTGTCACTGCCAATGCCACCGCCAG tttCACAGTGCTCCTTCCTGACTCCATCACCACCTGGGAGATTCAGGCCATCGCAGTCATCCCTGGCCACG GCCTGTGTGTGGCGGTGGCCCAGCGCGTGACAGTGACCCAAGAGCTCTATGTGGGGCTGCAGCTGCCACCCAGCACCCGCCCCCAtgagcagctgcagctcctgcctcacATTCACAGCAGACTGCCCCATGGTGTCAAC GTGACGGTGACACTGGCAGTGGCTGAAGGGGTCTGTGCGGGGCTGGACGGGACCCCACAGCGCCTGGAGGTGCCCCCTGGGGGGGCGGTGGCCCTACCCCTCACCCTGGTGGCCCTGCGTCCCGGGGATGTCCCTGTCACCATTACCGCCCGTGGGCCCTGGGGGCTGGGCGACAGCATAACCCGTGTCCTCCATGTCGAG CCTGAGGGGGAGCTGCACCTGGAGGAGAACAGCTATGTCCTGGACACTGATG GCAAGGAGGGTCGGACTCTGGAAATCCCCGGGGACATCCCAGCTGGCATTATCCCCGACGGGGAGTTCAGCGTCAGCATCCGTGTCACTG GCCGGGTGGGGGGCTGGGCGGTGCGGGGGGCGCTGGGGACAGGGGCAATGCTGCTGCGGTCCccgcgggggtgtggggagcagGCACTGATGGCCCTAGCCCCCCGTGCTGCCGCCCTGCACTACCTGGACCAcagcgggggctggagggctctGCCCCCCGATTCCCGCCCCCGTGGCCTGCGTGGCCTCCAGAGAG GCTTCGAGCGGGTGCAGAACTTCCGCAAGAGCGATGGGTCCTACAGTGCCTGGCAGCACCGGGGGGGCAGCACCtg GCTGACGGCGCTGGTGCTGCGGGTGCTGGCCCTGGCCCATCCCTACTTGCCGCTggctgctggtggccctgggaCATCCCTGCGGTGGCTGCTGGGACAGCAGCGGCCCGATGGCGCCTTCCATGAGAGTGAGCCTGTCCTGCACAGGGAGATGcag GGCAGCGTGGCAGACCCAGGTCCTGAGGCCACTGTGTCCCTGACAGCCTTTGTGGTAGTGGCCCTGCAGGGGGCACGTGTCCTCCTACCACCGGACAGCCCTGACCACTCCCTCCTG GACGAGGCTCTGTCTCGAGCTGCCACCTTCCTGCGTGGCCACATGGAGACACTGGGGACATTCGGGACGGCCATCACCACCTATGCATTGGCACTGGGGGACActggcccccccggcccctcccccaccctggaGCGCCTGCGCCGCCTGGCCCGGCCTGCCCAGG ATGGCCGGGCGCAGTTCTGGCCAGCCGGTGGCCCGGCAGCCACAGTGGAGGCTACGGGCTATgggctgctggcgctgctgcagCTCCGCGATGGCGCCGGTGCTGCCCGGGCGGCCCGATGGCTCCGTGAGCAGAGCAACTATGGCGGCGGCTTCCGCTCCACACAG GACACACTGGTGGCCCTGGAGGCGCTGGCCCAGATGTGGCTGCAGTGGGGGGACGCGGCTGGATCCGGCCTCAACCTGGGGCTGtcctggccaggaggagcccgGGGGACACCTGGGGAGACACAGGTGACACTGGGACCCGGCCTGCAATCGCTGGAGAAGGAGCTCCAG GTTCCCCTGGGCAGCCCCATCACGGTGCGGGTGGAGGGACACGGCGAAGGGACCCTGATG GTGCTGCGCCAGTTCCGCCTGATGTCCCCCCTCAACggctcctgccaggggctgggcCTGGAGGTGGCCGTCACCGGACCAATCATCTACGAGG AGGAGGACTATGAGGACTatgaggaggaggcagagcttgAGGAAGAGGCGGAGCCTGTGAATGGGACAAGGCCTGAGGGGGCGGAGCCAGCTGAAGAGGTGGGGCCTGAAAAGGGGGCGGAGCCTGCTGAGGCCACTGCGCACCTGCTTCCTCGGCATCGGGAGGGGCACAACCCCGCCAGTGACGTTGCCTTCCTGGTCTGCATCTG GCGGGAGGCGGGGGTGGAGCTGTCGGGGATGGCGGTGGCTGAGATCTCCCTCCTGAGTGGCTTCCGGCCCCACCAGGGCGACCTGGACAAG CTGCGGGACGTGATCGATCGCTGGATCAGCCACTACGAGCTCAGCGGCACCCGGCTGGTCCTTTACCTCGACCAG gtccccaccCAGCGTCAGTGTCTCAGCTTCGGGGCCACCCAGGAAGTGGccgtggggcagctccagccagccATGGCGACCATCTATGACTACTATGAGCCAG ccCGGCGCTGCACCGTGTTCTACAGCACCCCCCGCAGGAGCAGCGCGATCCCAGCCCTCTGCTCTGGCCAGGCCTGTCTCTGCGCACAAG GCGCGTGCCCCAAGCTGCGGCGGGAGGGGTCGCTGAGCGCTGACGATCGCCTGGACTTTGCCTGCTACAGCCCCCGCGTCACCTACG cactgctggttcGGACGCTGGACCAAACTGAGGCTGGGCCCTTCCTGGCCTTTGAGCTGGAGATTCTGGAGGTGCTACTGGGAG AGGTGGCTGCGGGGGGCCGTGGCCGTGTGCTGTGGCGGGGCAGTTGCCCCCTGAGGCTCCGCCCCCAACGGCGGTACCTGCTCATGGGGGGGGAAGGGACGGCGGCAGGGACCAGCCAGAG cccccagttCCTGCTGGGTCCCCACTCCTGGCTCGAGGAggctccgccccgcccccgcTGTGGCCACGCCCCTTCCTGCCCCGCCCTGATGGAGTTCATGGAGACCCTGCGCTCCCGCGGCTGCCCCTTCTGA
- the LOC141476400 gene encoding leukotriene B4 receptor 1-like produces MSSFPANASLPTNTTTAPVPGAAVGLTLLSVAVVVGLPGNAMVLWSCAITRRRSVPVLLIFHLALADMVTLLTGPIYIRALSIGQWNMGLAVCRGCNYLCTAAMYVSIFLIAFLGLHRCLVVSRPATTVVTAGDRAGRLAHGAAIVTWLVALVLATPSIPFHQVKDRHCKRLHGTKAWLVVHNLLETILGWALPLTTIAVGYGLLICRLRQTRLARRGHTFRLVAAVVVAFAVAWGPYHVASLLEVAAVLQGDEGILEVAAKATRPPATALAFLSSAMNPLLYACAGRGLRRSTTGSLLPRLLEISAIAGSSRGTMAKGTTPGERSWREGEGRGTTGGEGLTMMEEEGGEGEGMMGREGVGRGAVGHSGDP; encoded by the coding sequence ATGTCCTCATTCCCTGCCAATGCCTCACTCCCCACCAACACCACCACTGCCCCTGTCCCCGGCGCGGCAGTAGGGCTGACCCTGCTGTCagtggcagtggtggtggggCTGCCAGGCAATGCCATGGTCCTGTGGAGCTGTGCCATCACCCGCCGGCGCAGTGTCCCTGTCCTCCTCATCTTCCACTTGGCCTTGGCCGACATGGTCACCCTCCTCACCGGTCCCATCTACATCCGGGCCTTGAGCATTGGCCAATGGAACATGGGTTTAGCCGTCTGCCGTGGGTGCAACTACCTCTGCACCGCCGCCATGTATGTCAGCATTTTCCTCATCGCTTTTCTGGGTCTCCATCGGTGCTTGGTGGTCTCCAGGCCGGCGACAACAGTGGTGACAGCAGGTGACCGTGCTGGAAGGTTGGCTCATGGAGCGGCAATTGTGACTTGGTTGGTGGCTTTGGTGTTGGCCACCCCATCCATTCCCTTCCACCAGGTGAAGGACAGGCACTGCAAGCGGCTGCATGGCACAAAGGCTTGGTTGGTGGTCCACAACCTTCTGGAGACCATCTTGGGTTGGGCCCTACCATTGACCACCATAGCTGTCGGCTACGGGCTATTGATCTGCCGGTTACGCCAGACCCGCTTGGCCCGGCGTGGTCACACCTTCcggctggtggctgctgtggtGGTGGCCTTTGCCGTCGCATGGGGACCTTACCACGTGGCCAGCTTGTTGGAAGTGGCAGCAGTCCTCCAGGGGGATGAGGGGATCTTGGAAGTGGCTGCCAAAGCCACACGGCCACCAGCCACTGCCTTGGCCTTCCTCAGCAGTGCAATGAACCCCCTCCTCTATGCCTGTGCTGGACGGGGGCTGCGCCGCAGCACCACAGGGTCTCTCCTGCCACGGCTCTTGGAGATCTCGGCCATTGCTGGCAGCTCCCGAGGGACCATGGCCAAGGGGACCACGCCAGGGGAaaggagctggagggaaggggaggggagagggacaacAGGGGGTGAGGGGTTAACAAtgatggaagaggaagggggggagggggagggcatgatggggagggagggtgtggggaggggggcggtTGGGCACAGTGGAGACCCCTAA
- the CENPA gene encoding histone H3-like centromeric protein A, which produces MPRPKPTAPRRRRGPAPAPPPPSPRRTHRRRRGYRALQEIRQLQKSTRLLLRPAPFARLVREICLIFTRGVDYRWQRMALVALQEAAEAFLVRLLEDAYLCSLHARRVTLFPKDLQLARRLRGLEWWAG; this is translated from the exons ATGCCCCGCCCCAAACCCACCGCCCCCCGGCGCCGAAggggccccgccccggccccgccccccccatcgCCCCGCCGGACCCAca gacGCCGCCGAGGCTATCGCGCTCTCCAGGAGATCCGGCAGCTCCAGAAAAGCACTCGCCTCCTGCTGCGCCCTGCACCCTTCGCCCGCCTG gtgcGGGAGATCTGTCTCATCTTCACCCGGGGGGTGGACTACCGGTGGCAGCGCATGGCGCTGGTGGCCctgcaggag gcagcagaggCCTTCTTGGTGCGGCTGCTGGAGGACGCCTACCTCTGCTCGCTGCACGCCCGCCGTGTCACCCTCTTCCCCAAGGACCTGCAGCTGGCCCGCCGCCTGCGAGGGCTGGAGTGGTGGGCCGGCTGA